The Pseudophaeobacter arcticus DSM 23566 genome includes a region encoding these proteins:
- the pcaF gene encoding 3-oxoadipyl-CoA thiolase — MDAFICDATRTPIGRYGGALSQVRTDDLAASPIAALAARNPQVDWASIDDVIFGDANQAGESNRNVARMAALLAGLPVEVPGTTINRLCASGMDAVGMASRGIRAGDYDMAIAGGVESMSRAPFVMPKATAAFTRANAVYDTTIGWRFVNKKMQAMYGTDSMPQTADNVAADYGISREDQDAFAARSQARWAAAHEAGIFHDEITPVSVSQRKGEPLIVDTDEHPRPGTGADKLAKLKGVNGPDLTVTAGNASGVNDGAAAILMANEAAAARNGLKPMARIVGMAAAGVEPRVMGIGPVPATRKALARTGLTIEQMDVIELNEAFAAQGIATLRELGVADDAAHVNPNGGAIAIGHPLGMSGARLVLTAAYQLQRTGGRYALCTMCVGVGQGTALILERV, encoded by the coding sequence ATGGATGCATTCATCTGCGATGCCACCCGAACCCCAATCGGCCGCTATGGCGGTGCCTTGTCTCAGGTGCGCACCGATGACCTGGCAGCCTCACCCATTGCGGCCCTCGCGGCGCGCAATCCGCAGGTTGACTGGGCCAGCATTGATGACGTGATCTTTGGCGATGCCAACCAGGCCGGCGAAAGCAACCGCAATGTGGCCCGTATGGCGGCGCTTTTGGCGGGCCTGCCCGTGGAGGTGCCCGGCACCACCATCAACCGGCTCTGTGCCTCGGGGATGGATGCCGTGGGCATGGCGTCACGCGGAATCCGCGCCGGAGACTACGACATGGCCATCGCCGGCGGTGTTGAAAGCATGAGCCGCGCCCCCTTTGTCATGCCCAAGGCCACCGCCGCCTTTACCCGCGCCAATGCGGTCTATGACACCACCATCGGCTGGCGTTTTGTGAACAAGAAGATGCAGGCGATGTATGGCACCGACTCGATGCCACAGACCGCAGATAATGTCGCCGCCGATTATGGTATCAGCCGCGAAGACCAGGATGCCTTTGCCGCCCGCAGCCAGGCCCGCTGGGCCGCCGCCCATGAGGCTGGCATCTTTCATGATGAAATCACGCCAGTATCTGTGTCCCAGCGCAAAGGGGAGCCGCTGATTGTCGACACCGACGAGCACCCCCGCCCCGGCACTGGCGCCGATAAGCTGGCCAAGCTGAAAGGCGTCAATGGCCCCGATCTGACCGTGACCGCCGGCAATGCCTCTGGCGTCAATGACGGTGCCGCCGCTATCTTGATGGCAAATGAGGCCGCAGCCGCCAGGAATGGCCTCAAGCCAATGGCGCGGATCGTCGGCATGGCCGCAGCCGGGGTCGAACCCCGCGTCATGGGCATTGGCCCGGTGCCCGCCACCCGCAAGGCGCTGGCCCGCACCGGCCTGACCATCGAACAGATGGATGTGATCGAGCTGAACGAGGCCTTTGCCGCGCAGGGTATCGCAACACTGCGCGAACTGGGCGTCGCTGATGACGCGGCCCATGTGAACCCCAACGGTGGTGCCATTGCCATCGGTCACCCTCTTGGCATGTCCGGCGCCCGTTTGGTGCTGACAGCCGCCTATCAACTGCAACGCACCGGTGGGCGCTACGCGCTGTGTACCATGTGCGTTGGCGTTGGTCAGGGCACCGCCCTGATCCTGGAACGCGTTTAA
- the paaA gene encoding 1,2-phenylacetyl-CoA epoxidase subunit PaaA produces the protein MYAQMVQSEASTDDPEKLAAFQARIDAGEKIEPKDWMPAGYRKTLIRQIGQHAHSEIVGQLPEGNWITRAPTLERKAILLAKVQDEAGHGLYLYCAAETLGVSRDELTEMLLDGRMKYSSIFNYPTLNWADMGAVGWLVDGAAIMNQVPLQRTSFGPYSRAMIRVCKEESFHARQGFDAIRKMATGTPAQKKMAQDAVNRLWFPALMMFGPSDADSVHSTQSMAWKIKMNTNDELRQKFVDQTVPQIEYLGLELPDEGIKWNEERGHYDYSDPDWSEFFDVIKGNGPCNTDRLAARNKAWKDGQWVRDGLLAHARKKAAAKVAAE, from the coding sequence ATGTATGCACAGATGGTACAATCCGAAGCGAGCACCGATGATCCGGAAAAGCTGGCCGCTTTTCAGGCGCGCATTGATGCCGGTGAAAAGATCGAACCAAAAGACTGGATGCCTGCGGGCTATCGCAAGACCCTGATCCGCCAGATTGGTCAGCACGCCCATTCGGAAATTGTTGGTCAGCTGCCCGAGGGCAACTGGATCACCCGCGCGCCAACACTGGAGCGCAAGGCGATCCTGCTGGCCAAGGTGCAGGATGAAGCCGGTCACGGCCTCTACCTCTACTGTGCCGCCGAAACCCTGGGGGTGAGCCGCGATGAGCTGACCGAGATGCTGCTGGATGGGCGGATGAAATACTCCTCCATCTTCAACTATCCAACCCTGAACTGGGCGGATATGGGCGCGGTGGGCTGGCTGGTTGATGGGGCTGCCATCATGAACCAGGTGCCCCTGCAGCGGACTTCGTTTGGTCCCTATTCCCGCGCCATGATCCGGGTCTGCAAGGAAGAAAGCTTCCACGCGCGCCAGGGGTTTGACGCCATCCGCAAGATGGCAACCGGCACGCCCGCACAAAAGAAGATGGCCCAGGATGCGGTCAACCGCCTGTGGTTCCCGGCGCTGATGATGTTTGGCCCGTCAGATGCGGATTCGGTACATTCGACCCAGTCGATGGCCTGGAAAATCAAGATGAACACCAATGACGAGCTGCGTCAGAAGTTTGTCGACCAGACCGTGCCGCAGATCGAATACCTCGGGCTCGAGCTGCCAGACGAAGGCATCAAATGGAACGAAGAGCGCGGTCACTACGACTACTCCGACCCCGACTGGTCCGAGTTCTTTGACGTGATCAAGGGCAATGGCCCCTGCAACACCGACCGGCTGGCAGCCCGCAACAAGGCCTGGAAAGACGGCCAATGGGTGCGTGATGGCCTGCTGGCCCATGCCCGCAAGAAAGCCGCAGCCAAGGTCGCCGCCGAATAA
- the paaB gene encoding 1,2-phenylacetyl-CoA epoxidase subunit PaaB: MKNEWPLWEIFIRGQHGMSHRHVGSLHAPDAEMAIKNARDVYTRRNEGVSIWVVEANHIAASSPSDKGPLYEPSESKVYRHPTFFDIPDEVGAM; this comes from the coding sequence ATGAAAAACGAATGGCCCCTCTGGGAAATCTTTATCCGCGGCCAACATGGCATGAGCCACCGTCACGTCGGCTCCTTGCATGCGCCAGACGCCGAAATGGCGATCAAAAACGCCCGCGATGTCTACACCCGCCGCAACGAAGGCGTGTCAATCTGGGTGGTTGAAGCCAACCATATCGCCGCCTCCTCGCCCAGCGACAAAGGCCCGCTGTATGAGCCCTCCGAGAGCAAGGTCTATCGTCACCCGACCTTCTTTGACATTCCCGACGAAGTGGGGGCGATGTAA
- the paaC gene encoding 1,2-phenylacetyl-CoA epoxidase subunit PaaC yields the protein MAGQLTENEALFQFLLRMGDNTLILGHRVSEWCGHAPVLEEDIALANTALDLIGQTQMWLGLAGEVEGEGKSADDLAFLRDVWDFRNLLLVEVPNEDFGRTLMRQFLFDAWHSIQLGHLMKSSDDRIAAIAAKTSKEVTYHLERSADTVVGLGDGTAQSHDFMQAALDYLWPYVGEMFTSDAVDAAMVKAGIAPDPATLRADYDALIRRVLAEATLTIPDSEFAHKGGRTGAMHTEHLGHLLTHMQWLQRAYPGASW from the coding sequence ATGGCAGGTCAGCTCACAGAAAATGAGGCCCTGTTTCAGTTCCTGCTGCGCATGGGCGACAACACCCTGATCCTCGGCCATCGGGTCAGCGAATGGTGTGGTCACGCGCCGGTGCTGGAAGAGGACATTGCCCTGGCAAATACCGCGCTGGATCTGATTGGTCAGACCCAGATGTGGCTGGGCCTCGCCGGTGAGGTTGAGGGCGAGGGCAAATCCGCTGACGATCTGGCGTTTCTGCGCGATGTCTGGGATTTCCGCAATCTGCTGCTGGTCGAGGTCCCAAACGAGGATTTTGGCCGCACCCTGATGCGCCAGTTCCTGTTTGACGCCTGGCATTCGATCCAGTTGGGCCATCTGATGAAATCATCGGACGACCGCATTGCCGCGATCGCTGCCAAAACCAGCAAAGAGGTGACCTACCACCTGGAACGCTCTGCCGATACGGTTGTGGGTCTGGGCGATGGCACCGCGCAAAGCCATGATTTCATGCAGGCGGCGCTGGACTATCTTTGGCCCTATGTCGGCGAGATGTTCACCTCTGACGCGGTCGATGCGGCCATGGTCAAGGCAGGCATCGCCCCGGATCCGGCAACCTTGCGCGCCGATTATGACGCGCTGATCAGGCGGGTTCTGGCTGAGGCCACGCTGACCATTCCGGACAGTGAGTTTGCCCACAAAGGTGGCCGCACCGGCGCCATGCACACCGAGCACTTGGGCCATCTGTTGACCCATATGCAATGGCTGCAACGCGCCTATCCCGGCGCCAGCTGGTAG
- the paaD gene encoding 1,2-phenylacetyl-CoA epoxidase subunit PaaD produces MKQVFEKPSADQIWEWLDAVPDPEIPVISLVDLGIIRGVEWQEDTLVVSVTPTYSGCPATAIINLDIETALRDHGLDKIQLKTQISPPWTTDWMSEKGRARLEEFGIAPPQAAGGPERCPNCQSKNVTRVSQFGSTPCKAHWRCQDCLEPFDYFKCI; encoded by the coding sequence ATGAAGCAAGTCTTCGAAAAACCAAGTGCAGACCAAATCTGGGAATGGCTCGACGCCGTGCCCGACCCGGAAATCCCGGTGATCAGCTTGGTAGATCTGGGCATTATTCGCGGCGTAGAATGGCAAGAGGACACCCTGGTGGTCTCGGTCACCCCCACCTATTCCGGCTGCCCCGCCACCGCGATCATCAATCTCGATATTGAGACGGCGCTGCGTGATCACGGCCTGGATAAGATCCAGCTCAAGACCCAGATCTCACCGCCCTGGACCACCGACTGGATGTCTGAGAAGGGCCGCGCCAGATTGGAAGAATTTGGCATTGCCCCACCGCAGGCCGCCGGTGGTCCAGAACGCTGCCCAAATTGCCAAAGCAAGAATGTCACCCGTGTGAGCCAGTTTGGCTCCACCCCCTGTAAGGCTCACTGGCGCTGCCAGGACTGTCTTGAACCCTTTGATTATTTCAAGTGCATCTGA